One window of the Cryptomeria japonica chromosome 7, Sugi_1.0, whole genome shotgun sequence genome contains the following:
- the LOC131856997 gene encoding uncharacterized protein LOC131856997, whose product MVRKEPSLGRLKTLVKVEQLADMLNRHGCTEDQIAKIIRLRPTLTTVSAERVLEPKIKVLIDLGMETENIAKIVVRHTAILTSKQEILRSNSDFLRTVFQTKDFLITAIMRSPSILCLKALKPSVAFWEGFGFRGIELIKFLLFNPRVLTYSSLTPEQLDLIRKIGIQKEKKMYKYVVSMVANNRIEVLQVKIDNLQLCGLSPEEAWEIVRAEPSVLTKSEENVKKKMNFMFNHMQLSVNYVTKHPRMFTMSLDKVMRPRFLVLQSMTAMNGAGQVNPRGLLTILMMTQAKFVARIIQAHPEYAALWTVYKNALANVSKSPKVKWRY is encoded by the coding sequence ATGGTTAGAAAGGAGCCCTCGTTGGGACGGCTGAAAACCCTGGTTAAGGTTGAGCAGCTCGCGGACATGCTTAACAGACACGGCTGCACCGAAGATCAAATTGCAAAAATAATCAGACTGCGTCCCACGTTGACGACGGTAAGTGCGGAAAGAGTGCTGGAGCCCAAGATTAAAGTGCTAATAGATTTGGGTATGGAGACGGAAAATATTGCCAAAATTGTAGTCAGGCACACCGCCATCTTGACCTCTAAGCAGGAGATCCTCCGGTCCAACTCTGATTTTCTCAGGACTGTATTCCAGACAAAGGATTTTCTGATCACAGCAATTATGAGAAGCCCCAGTATTCTTTGCCTGAAGGCCTTGAAACCCTCGGTTGCTTTTTGGGAGGGTTTTGGTTTTCGTGGAATAGAGTTAATCAAATTTTTGTTGTTTAATCCTAGGGTTTTGACGTACAGCTCTCTGACGCCCGAGCAACTTGATCTCATTCGCAAGATTGGGATTCAGAAGGAAAAAAAAATGTACAAATACGTTGTGAGCATGGTGGCCAACAACCGCATCGAAGTGTTACAGGTCAAGATCGACAATCTTCAGCTTTGCGGCTTGTCGCCTGAAGAAGCCTGGGAAATAGTTAGGGCTGAACCTTCAGTCCTCACCAAGTCGGAGGAAAACGTTAAGAAAAAGATGAACTTTATGTTCAATCACATGCAACTCTCTGTGAACTATGTGACAAAGCATCCTCGCATGTTTACAATGAGTTTGGACAAGGTAATGAGGCCCAGGTTTTTAGTTTTGCAAAGTATGACAGCAATGAATGGAGCAGGGCAGGTTAATCCGCGGGGACTTCTAACTATATTGATGATGACCCAGGCCAAGTTTGTTGCCCGGATCATCCAAGCGCATCCTGAATACGCTGCTCTGTGGACTGTTTATAAAAATGCCCTTGCTAATGTCTCAAAAAGCCCAAAGGTAAAGTGGCGATACTGA